In one Papilio machaon chromosome 15, ilPapMach1.1, whole genome shotgun sequence genomic region, the following are encoded:
- the LOC106710231 gene encoding superoxide dismutase [Mn], mitochondrial, translated as MLATRNFGNLIRAAGATRLKHTLPELPYEYSALEPVISREIMSLHHSKHHATYINNLNVAEEKLVQAQTKGDIDTVISLAPALKFNGGGHINHTIFWQNLSPKSSKPSDVLVKAIEKDFGSLENMKNQLAAASVGVQGSGWGWLGYNKQMKKLQIATCQNQDPLQATTGLVPLFGIDVWEHAYYLQYKNVRADYVKAIFDVANWQDISARYENASK; from the exons ATGTTGGCGACACGCAATTTTGgaaatttaat TCGCGCTGCGGGTGCTACCCGTCTAAAACATACATTACCGGAGCTGCCTTATGAGTACAGTGCATTGGAGCCGGTAATCAGCCGGGAAATTATGAGCCTTCATCACAGCAAGCACCATGCTACGTACATAAACAACTTAAACGTAGCAGAGGAAAAACTTGTTCAGGCACAAACAAAAG gTGACATTGACACTGTAATCAGTTTGGCACCtgccttgaaatttaatggcGGTGGTCACATCAACCACACAATTTTCTGGCAGAATCTCTCTCCAAAGTCCAGTAAACCCTCTGATGTGCTGGTCAAAGCAATTGaaaa GGATTTTGGATCATTGGAGAACATGAAGAACCAACTTGCAGCAGCTTCCGTTGGTGTGCAGGGCTCCGGCTGGGGCTGGCTCGGATACAATAAGCAAATGAAGAAATTACAGATTGCTACATGCCAGAATCAAGATCCATTGCAGGCAACTACAG GACTTGTGCCTCTCTTTGGTATTGACGTGTGGGAACATGCCTATTatcttcaatataaaaatgtgcGCGCAGATTATGTTAAAGCAATATTCGACGTCGCAAACTGGCAAGACATTTCTGCCAGATATGAAAATGCTTCAAAGTGA
- the LOC106710252 gene encoding 15-hydroxyprostaglandin dehydrogenase [NAD(+)] has product MANLISPEGKTFLVTGGASGIGKQCIETFLREGAKGIAILDVQVAVGQELAKQLNKTYPNKVIFIKCDVGDEKEVSEAFEKVLGHFKQLDVVMNNAGIMVDSPTGWRKACDVNWQGLVSCTLKGLKHMRKDEGGVGGTIINVSSIAALYKFRFLPIYNGSKMAVLHFSQSLAGGPFYEKTGIRILTVCFGATETALLQGLEDRTLDDIGAKEILVVNSQKHQKVESAAAGVLKMFKEGANGSIWLSIDDKPGKDITPLIDSGFKEFEKAFL; this is encoded by the exons ATGGCTAATCTGATATCGCCGGAGggaaaaacttttttagtgACAGGCGGAGCTTCTGGAATAGGAAAGCAATGCATTGAAACATTTCTTAGAGAAGGGGCCAAG GGCATTGCCATTTTGGATGTACAAGTCGCCGTAGGCCAGGAGCTCGCCAAACAATTAAACAAGACTTATcctaataaagttatattcattaaatgtGACGTTGGTGATGAGAAAGAAGTATCCGAAGCTTTTGAAAAAGTTCTCGGACACTTCAAGCAGTTAGATGTAGTTATGAATAATGCTGGAATAATGGTAGACAGTCCTACTGGATGGAGGAAAGCTTGTGACGTAAATTGG CAAGGTCTTGTGTCCTGCACATTAAAGGGTCTTAAACATATGCGAAAAGACGAAGGTGGTGTCGGAGGGACTATCATAAATGTGTCTTCGATCGCAGCACTATATAAATTCCGCTTCCTTCCAATTTACAATGGATCCAAGATGGCCGTTCTCCACTTCAGTCAAAGTCTTGCA GGCGGACCGTTCTATGAGAAAACTGGAATAAGGATTTTGACAGTATGCTTTGGAGCGACCGAAACTGCACTTCTACAAGGCTTGGAAGATAGAACTCTGGATGATATAGGAGCTAAGGAAATACTTGTTGTTAATTCTCAGAAACATCAGAA GGTTGAATCTGCCGCTGCAGGTGTTCTGAAGATGTTCAAGGAAGGTGCGAATGGCTCCATCTGGCTCTCAATCGATGACAAACCCGGCAAGGATATCACCCCACTTATCGATTCCGGGTTTAAAGAATTTGAAAAagcatttttgtaa